A portion of the Blastochloris tepida genome contains these proteins:
- a CDS encoding lipopolysaccharide biosynthesis protein, giving the protein MAAVDEDGSRPRDAGGGWRARATGLLERVTTAGAGRAAATAFLIRVASAVLAYAMQIVLARWMGRSEFGIYVYVWTWTLVIGDLAHFGLAYSVQRFIPEYTQAQAHDRLRGLLRAAPWFVFLASTAVAALGVAGVQAFAPWIDRAEIIPFYLAFATLPFYALNNLVDGIARTYNWVNLALVPPYILRPLLIVLVALAAPLAGFAPDAASGMGAALIATWLTTTVQLVVLRHRLARVVAPGPRAYDPRHWAKVSAPILLVFGFYSLFIYTDVIVLQLLRPSAEVATYFAAVKTLAPVAFVSFAVLAAVAHRFAEHHVSGAIDEQRRLLAQSVRGTFWLSVGAIAVLLPLGWPMLRLFGPGFEEGYPLLFILAAGLIIRASVGPAERLLNMAGEQQRCTLIYAAAFAANLTACLVLIPTWHMYGAAMAVCFGMTVEAALLYRTVRRRLGLHAFVFFTPKAA; this is encoded by the coding sequence ATGGCGGCGGTTGACGAGGACGGGAGCCGGCCACGCGACGCGGGCGGCGGCTGGCGGGCACGGGCCACCGGCCTGCTCGAGCGGGTGACGACGGCCGGCGCCGGCCGGGCGGCCGCGACCGCCTTCCTGATCCGCGTCGCCTCGGCGGTCTTGGCCTACGCCATGCAGATCGTGCTGGCGCGCTGGATGGGCCGCTCCGAGTTCGGCATCTATGTCTATGTCTGGACCTGGACGCTGGTGATCGGCGACCTCGCCCATTTCGGCCTCGCCTACTCGGTGCAGCGCTTCATTCCCGAATACACCCAGGCCCAGGCCCACGACCGGCTGCGCGGCCTGCTGCGCGCCGCGCCGTGGTTCGTGTTCCTGGCCTCGACCGCGGTGGCCGCGCTCGGGGTGGCGGGCGTGCAGGCGTTCGCGCCGTGGATCGACCGCGCCGAGATCATCCCGTTCTACCTCGCCTTCGCCACCCTGCCGTTCTACGCGCTGAACAATCTGGTCGACGGCATCGCCCGCACCTACAACTGGGTCAATCTGGCGCTGGTACCGCCCTACATACTGCGGCCGCTGCTGATCGTGCTGGTGGCGCTGGCGGCGCCGCTCGCCGGCTTCGCGCCCGATGCCGCCTCAGGCATGGGCGCCGCGCTCATCGCCACCTGGCTTACCACCACCGTGCAGCTTGTCGTGCTGCGCCACCGGCTGGCGCGGGTGGTCGCGCCGGGCCCGCGCGCCTACGACCCGCGCCACTGGGCGAAGGTGTCGGCGCCGATCCTGCTGGTGTTCGGCTTCTATTCGCTGTTCATCTACACCGACGTCATCGTGCTGCAGCTGCTGCGGCCCTCGGCCGAGGTCGCGACCTATTTCGCGGCGGTGAAGACGCTGGCGCCGGTGGCCTTCGTCAGCTTCGCGGTGCTGGCGGCGGTCGCCCACCGCTTCGCCGAGCACCACGTCTCCGGCGCCATCGACGAGCAGCGGCGGCTCCTCGCCCAGTCGGTGCGCGGCACGTTCTGGCTGTCGGTCGGCGCCATCGCCGTGCTGCTGCCGCTCGGCTGGCCGATGCTGCGGCTGTTCGGCCCCGGCTTCGAGGAAGGCTATCCGCTGCTGTTCATCCTGGCGGCGGGACTGATCATCCGCGCCTCGGTGGGGCCGGCCGAGCGCCTGCTCAACATGGCCGGCGAGCAGCAGCGCTGCACGCTGATCTATGCCGCGGCCTTCGCCGCCAATCTCACCGCCTGCCTCGTGCTGATCCCCACTTGGCACATGTACGGCGCGGCCATGGCGGTGTGCTTCGGCATGACGGTCGAGGCAGCCCTGCTCTACCGCACCGTCCGCCGAAGGCTCGGCCTGCATGCCTTCGTGTTCTTCACGCCCAAGGCGGCGTGA
- a CDS encoding ABC transporter ATP-binding protein, with product MAPQMIPPFLEIAGVSVALGGRTVVDAVRLALPRQALVGIVGPNGAGKTSLLRAIAGLVPHGGRIALEGAELATLAPGVRARRVAYLPQGHLMHWPLPVREVAALGRYPHGVRDPARLDAASEAAVLKAMRLTDTLDLADRPVTELSGGERARVALARVFAVEAPLVLADEPTAALDPRHQIELMAALRRTAEEGALVLAVTHDLALAARFCHHIVVLDQGRLAASGPASEALSGEVLAAVFGVRAFEGRQDGLPVVVPWSVL from the coding sequence ATGGCGCCGCAGATGATCCCGCCGTTTCTGGAGATTGCCGGCGTGTCGGTGGCGCTCGGCGGCCGCACGGTGGTCGATGCGGTGAGGCTCGCCTTGCCGCGGCAGGCGCTGGTCGGCATCGTCGGGCCGAACGGCGCCGGCAAGACCTCGCTGCTGCGCGCCATCGCCGGCCTCGTGCCGCACGGCGGGCGCATCGCGCTGGAGGGCGCCGAGCTTGCGACGCTGGCGCCGGGCGTGCGCGCCCGGCGCGTCGCCTATCTGCCGCAGGGCCACCTGATGCACTGGCCGCTTCCGGTGCGCGAGGTGGCGGCGCTCGGCCGCTATCCGCACGGGGTGCGCGATCCCGCCCGGCTCGATGCCGCAAGCGAGGCCGCCGTGCTGAAGGCGATGCGGCTCACCGACACGCTCGATCTGGCCGACCGGCCGGTGACGGAGCTCTCCGGCGGCGAGCGGGCGCGGGTGGCGCTGGCGCGGGTGTTCGCGGTCGAGGCGCCGCTGGTGCTGGCCGACGAGCCGACCGCGGCGCTCGATCCCCGCCACCAGATCGAGCTGATGGCGGCGCTGCGGCGGACGGCGGAGGAGGGCGCCTTGGTGCTCGCCGTCACCCACGATCTCGCGCTGGCCGCGCGGTTCTGCCACCACATCGTGGTGCTCGACCAAGGGCGGCTCGCCGCCAGCGGCCCGGCGTCGGAGGCGCTGTCGGGCGAGGTGCTGGCGGCGGTGTTCGGGGTGCGGGCGTTCGAGGGCCGGCAGGACGGTCTGCCGGTGGTGGTGCCATGGTCGGTGCTGTGA
- a CDS encoding FecCD family ABC transporter permease, which yields MPVLAALVLILFVVSLGTGPVAIAPGDVLATLTGAGSEAERIIVLELRLPRAILALAIGAILGLSGAALQGLLRNPLAAPSLFGAPQSAAFAAVATIALGLAGTLSYALPVAAILGAFLSVFLLVAVAGRNAGLLLLILAGLAISSLAGAATSLALNLAPNPFAALEIAFWLLGSLEDRSLQHVAMALPFIVAGGAILIAAGPAFRTLTLGEEAAQSLGVNVARLRLVVILGVALGVGASVAVAGTIGFIGLIAPHLVRGIIGYDPARVLVPSALAGAALLLAADIAVRLIPATTDIKVGVLTALIGVPFFLYLIVRERGRLSGGMA from the coding sequence ATGCCGGTGCTGGCGGCGCTGGTGCTGATCCTGTTCGTGGTCTCGCTCGGCACCGGGCCGGTGGCGATCGCGCCCGGCGATGTTCTGGCGACGCTGACCGGCGCCGGAAGCGAGGCCGAGCGCATCATCGTGCTGGAATTGCGGCTGCCGCGCGCCATCCTGGCGCTCGCCATCGGCGCCATTCTCGGGCTTTCGGGCGCGGCGCTGCAGGGGCTGTTGCGCAATCCGCTGGCCGCGCCCTCGCTGTTCGGCGCGCCACAGTCGGCGGCGTTCGCGGCGGTCGCCACCATCGCGCTCGGTCTCGCCGGCACGCTGTCCTACGCGCTGCCGGTGGCGGCGATTCTCGGCGCCTTCCTGTCGGTGTTCCTGCTGGTGGCGGTGGCCGGGCGCAACGCCGGGCTGCTGCTGCTGATTCTCGCCGGCCTCGCGATATCGAGCCTCGCCGGCGCCGCCACCTCGCTGGCGCTGAACCTTGCGCCGAACCCGTTCGCGGCGCTGGAGATCGCGTTCTGGCTGCTCGGCTCGCTGGAGGACCGCAGCCTGCAGCACGTGGCGATGGCACTGCCGTTCATCGTCGCGGGCGGGGCGATCCTCATCGCCGCCGGCCCGGCGTTCCGGACGCTGACGCTCGGCGAGGAGGCGGCGCAGAGCCTCGGCGTCAATGTGGCGCGGCTGCGGCTGGTGGTGATTCTCGGCGTGGCGCTCGGCGTCGGCGCCTCGGTGGCGGTGGCCGGCACCATCGGCTTCATCGGGCTCATCGCGCCGCATCTGGTGCGGGGGATCATTGGCTACGACCCGGCGCGGGTGCTGGTGCCGAGCGCGCTGGCCGGCGCGGCGCTGCTGCTGGCGGCCGATATCGCGGTGCGGCTGATTCCGGCCACCACCGACATCAAGGTGGGGGTGCTGACGGCGCTGATCGGCGTACCGTTCTTCCTCTATCTCATCGTGCGCGAGCGCGGCCGCCTGAGTGGAGGAATGGCCTGA
- a CDS encoding helical backbone metal receptor translates to MCAPAVAGPHPRVVSINMCTDQLVLALADPDQILGLSAYARDPLLSFAAAEAANYPSLSGGAEEVLVLQPDLVLAGRYTRTVTRGFLKAKGIPLAEFDVARSIADARMQIRRAGELLGQQARAEAAIAAIDAAVARAEAAAHRRLSVLPLQRRGWVAGGRTLTTDLLETLGLANAGAAFAATGGFVPLERIVVQRPDALLLTREAVEAEDQGSALLAHPALAALYPPERRIYLPERLTVCGGPMLAEAIDRLAAEAERLGR, encoded by the coding sequence ATGTGCGCACCCGCCGTCGCCGGGCCGCATCCGCGCGTCGTCTCCATCAATATGTGCACCGACCAACTGGTGCTGGCGCTGGCCGATCCCGACCAGATCCTCGGCCTCAGCGCCTATGCGCGCGATCCCCTGCTGTCGTTTGCCGCCGCCGAGGCGGCGAACTATCCGTCGCTGTCGGGCGGGGCGGAGGAGGTGCTGGTGCTGCAGCCCGACCTCGTGCTCGCCGGCCGCTATACCCGGACGGTGACGCGCGGCTTCCTCAAGGCCAAGGGCATTCCGCTCGCCGAGTTCGACGTCGCCCGGTCGATCGCTGATGCGAGAATGCAGATCCGCCGGGCCGGCGAGCTGCTCGGCCAGCAGGCGCGGGCCGAGGCGGCGATCGCCGCCATCGACGCGGCGGTGGCGCGGGCCGAGGCAGCGGCACATCGCCGGCTGAGCGTGCTGCCGCTGCAGCGGCGCGGCTGGGTGGCGGGCGGGCGCACGCTGACCACCGACCTGCTGGAGACGCTGGGGCTGGCCAATGCCGGCGCGGCGTTCGCCGCCACCGGCGGCTTCGTGCCGCTGGAGCGGATCGTTGTCCAGCGGCCGGATGCCCTGCTGCTGACCCGCGAGGCGGTCGAGGCCGAGGACCAGGGCTCGGCGCTGCTCGCCCACCCGGCGCTGGCGGCTCTCTATCCGCCGGAGCGTCGGATCTATCTGCCCGAGCGGCTGACGGTGTGCGGCGGGCCGATGCTGGCCGAGGCGATCGACCGGCTTGCGGCGGAAGCCGAGCGGTTGGGGCGGTGA